Genomic DNA from Candidatus Acetothermia bacterium:
CAACCCGGGGCGATCTCGGGATCCACATCCTATGCCAGAAGGAGGCTTGTCATGCGGAATCGCAGGATATGGTGGGTTGTGCTCGGGGTGCTCGTGGGCGGACTGACGCTGGCGCCGGTTGCCGCCCAGGCCAAGACGACGGTGGAGTTCTGGCACGCCATGAGCGGGTCACGGCTGAAGGTCCTGGAGAAGATCGTGAGCGACTTCAACGCCGCGCACCCCGACATCGAGGTGCGTCCGGTCTTTACCGGAACGTACGAGGAGACCCTGACCAAGTTCATCGCCGCCTACCGCACGGGAACAGCCCCCCACCTCGTTCAGGTCTATGAAGTGGGGACCCAGACCATGATCGACAGTGGCGCCATCATCCCGGTATACCAAATCCCGGGGATGCTCGGAGAGACGTGGGACTGGGCGCAGTACGTGCGGCCCATCGTGTTGTACTACTCGGTGGGGGACAACCTGTGGTCCTTCCCGTTCAATTCATCCACATCGATTCTCTATTACAACAAGGATCACTTCCGCCAGGCCGGGCTCGACCCCAACAAGCCACCCGCGACCTGGGACGAGGTACACGAATACGGGAAGAGGCTCATCGAGGCCGGTGTGGTCACGAACGTGCTCTCCTTTGGCTGGCCGGACTGGCAGTTCGAGCAGCAGCTGGCGATTCACAACTACCTCTACGCGGATAACGAAAACGGACGCGCCGGCCTCGCCACAGAGGTCACATGGCCCGATCCCTTCAGCATCAAGGTGTTCGAGACCTGGACGCGGCTTGCCCGCGAGGGGATCTTCCTCTACGGTGGGCCGGAGTACAACGCCAACGCCGCCTTCACCAGTGGGACGATCTCGATGCTCTTCCAGTCCACCTCGTCTCTTGACGGCATTATGAAGACGGCCAAATTCGAGGTTGGCACCAGCTTCCTCCCCCGGTTCCCCGACGAGCCACGGGGCAACTCGGTGGTGGGCGGAGGAAGCCTCTGGGTGCGCAAAGGGCAGAGCGCAGCGGAGCTCCGCGCCGTCTGGGAGTTCCTGAAGTGGCTCAGCCAGCCCGATGTGGACATCTACTGGCACAAGGGCACGGGCTACTTCCCGGCCACCAACGCCGCGCTGAAGCAGCTCATGGACGAAGGGTGGTTCGCGGAAAGCCCCAACCACCTGACCGCGTTCCTCCAAATCCTGTCCGGCCGTCAGGACACCGCGGCCTCCGTGGGGGTGCGCCTCGGCCCATTCGTCGAGATCCGCGACTACATTCGGTCAGCACTGGAGAAGGCCCTCGCCGGGACCCTCTCCCCAGAGGCAGCCCTGGCCGAGGCCGCGGCCAAAGCCAACCGGGCCCTCCAGGAGTACCGTACGTTGGTGAAGTAGGAAGGGACGCCAAGTACCGGGGCAGGGGCATCCCTGCCCCGGTGCCTTGTGTCCAAAGGAGATCATGTGGAGGCACGCTTTCCCGGCCACCGGCTGCTCCCTTACATCCTGATCTTCCCATCCATCGCCGTCATCATCGTGTTCCTCGTCGTTCCGTTCGTGCAGGCGGTTCAGCAGTCCTTCTACCGCACCTCCCCGTTCGGCACGACCACATTGTTCGTAGGCCTGGGCAACTACACCCAGCTCTTCTCCACGCCCGAGTACGTGCGTAGCCTTCTGACCACGATCGGGTTTGCCGCCCTGGTCATCGTGGGGGGTCTGTCCGCCTCGCTCGCCATCGCCGTCCTCGTCACGAGGAGGATCAGAGGAGTTGGGTTCTATCAGGTGGCGTTCATCTGGACGTACGCCCTCTCCCCGGCCGTGGCCGGGATCATCTGGGCCCTTCTCTTTGATCCCGCGGTTGGGCTGGGAACTTACGCCCTGTACAGGATCACCGGGTACCGAATCAACATGCTTGTCCATGGGACCGCGGCCTTGCTCATCGCTGCCGCCGCCGCCGCGTGGAACATGCTCGGGTACAACATCTGCTTCTACATCGCCGGGCTCCAGAACGTGCCCAAGGAGTTCGAGGAGGCGGCCCGGGTGGACGGGGCCGGACCGTGGCGGACTTTCTGGCGGATCACGTTTCCGATGCTCTCCCCCACTACCGCGTTCCTCCTCTTCGTGAACATGATCTATGCCTTCTTCCAGGTGTTCGGGCTGATCGACATCATGACCCAAGGGGGCCCGGGTGGGGCCACGGAGATCCTGGTCTATAAACTCTACCGGGACGGGTTCATCCGCCTCCGGGGCAACCTCGCCTCGGCCCAGTCGGCGGTCCTGTTCCTCATGGTGGCGGCAATGGCCCTGTTCCAACTTCGGGTCGCAACCCGAAGGGCGGTGTACAGCCGGTGAGGTGGACGATGTCCCGGAAGACCCTGTACAAGCTTGGCCTGCACGCAACGCTGATCCTCATCCTCATCGCCGTGGCGTTCCCCCTGTACTTCGCGTTCGTGATGGGGACGCTCACCCACCAGGAGGCCTATGCCTTTCCCCCGAAGCTCATCCCCGGGACCCAATTCTTCGCCAATGTGACCGAAGCCTGGCACCGGGTGAATCTGGGGCGGCTTATGGCCAATAGCGCTCTGGTGGCCCTATCGGTTGCGGTGGGGAAGAGCGTCCTCTCCGTCCTGGCCGCGTTCGCATTCACGCACTTCCACTTCCGCGGCCGGATTCTGCTCTTCCCCTTGAGCATGATCACCCAGATGCTGCCCTTGCCGGTGCGCATCGTCCCCGCGTATGGCCTCATGGCCAGCTTCGGATGGCTCAACACCTACTACGCCCTCATCATCCCCTATCTCGCCAGCACCACCGGGCTCCTTCTGTTCCGCCAGTTCTTCCTCACCGTGCCCGATGAGCTCTCCGATGCGGCCAGGGTGGACGGGGCCGGCCCACTCCGGTACCTGTGGAACGTCCTAATCCCCCTTTCGAAGACGAACATCGCCGCGCTTTTTGTGATCGAGTTCGTGTACATGTGGAACGAGTACCTGTGGCCGCTCATCGTCACCACCGCCCCCCAGATGCGGGTCGCCCAGATCGGCCTCAAGATGCTCATCACCTCTGAGCGCACGGCGGCGGAGTGGAACATCATCATGGCCGGCACGATCCTGATCATGCTCCCGCCCCTCGTCGTCCTGATCGTCATGCGCAGGCAGTTCGCGCAAGGGATCGCCATGCAGAGCACCAAGTGACCGGCGGCGGGGAGGGGCCTGTGGGCGAAGGGAAGAGCGTGGTTGCTGAACCGTCGGCGGGCTCGGCACGGCTGCTTGCCCTGGCCGAGGCGGTGCTGGTGGCGGCCATCTGGTCCTCGTCGTTTGTGGGGGTGAAGTACACGCTGGTTTACGCTGGCCCCCTCACCGTGGCCGGGCTCCGCTACTTCCTCGCCTTCGTGCTCCTTTGCCCCTGGCTTTGGCGAGACCGAAAGGCCCTATCGGAGCTCCCCCGGTCCCTGTGGGGGAGATTTGCCGTCATGGGCATTTCCCAGTACAGCGTGGGAAACGGCGCGTTGTTCTGGGCCCTGAGGTTTATCCCCGCCACCGCTGGGTCGCTCGTCCTGTCTCTGGTCCCCGTTCCTGTGCTGCTCCTAGGGATCCTGCGCCTTGGGGAATGGCCACGCCCCGCGCAAGTGGTGGGGTTGGGGGCGGCCATCGGGGGGAGCGTGCTGTTCTTCATGCCGGAACTCGGGCCGGGCGCTCCCCTGGCCTTGGCCGTCCTCGCGGTGGCGCTCTTGGGGTTCGCTGTGTTCCCGGTGCTGGGACGCGAGGTGGCCCGCGACCGCCTGGCCGGAAATGTGGCGCTAACCGGCGTCCCTCTGGGCATCGGTGGGGGCCTTGTCCTCGTCGCCGCCCTGGCCACAGAGGGGATGCCCCGCCTGCCGCCCTCCGGGTGGGGGGTGATCGTGGGGTTGAGCGCGGTGAACACAGCCCTTGGTTACCTTTTGTTCAACCACGCCCTCCGCCAGCTCACGGCCGTCGAGGCAAACGTGATCGTCAACCTGTCCCCGTTGGGCACGGCCCTCCTCGCCTGGGCGACGTTGGGCGAACGCCTGACGGCCATTCAGGTTGGGGCGATGGTGGCGGTGGTGGCCGGCGTTACTTTGGTTCAGTGGAAACGGGGTTAACTTGCGTAAAGTCCAAGGCTACCTTCTTGACCTCGACGGCACGGTGTACCGGGGGGAACGGCTGATCCCTGGGGCGGCGGAGGCGGTCGCCGAGCTCCGGGCCCGTGGGAGGCGGATCGTGTTCCTGTCCAACAAACCCCTCCAGACCCGCCGGGATTACGCCGAGAAGCTCACGCGTCTGGGGATCCCCACTTCAGAGGAGGAGGTGGTCAACTCCTCGTTCGTCCTCGCCTCCTACCTCGCCCGAAAGGCCCCCGGGGCCCGGGTGTTCGCCATCGGGGAGGAGCCGCTTCTTTCCGAACTCCGCCGGGCGGGCCTTGTCCTCACCGAGGATCCTGAGGAGATCGAGTACCTGATCGCCGCGTTTGACCGCACCTTCGACTACAGGAAGCTCAACATCGCCTTCCAGGCCCTGCGGCGCGGCGCCCACTTCCTCGCCACCAACGCCGACCGCACCTGCCCCGTGGAGGAGGGTGAAGTCCCGGACGCCGCCGCGGTGATCGCCGCCCTGGAGGCGACCAGCGGGCGGGGGGTGGAAACGGTGGTGGGGAAACCATCCCGCCACACGGTGGACGTGGCCCTGGAAGCGCTCGGCCTCCCGCCGGAGAAGTGCGCCATGGTGGGGGACCGCCTGGAAACGGACGTGGTCATGGCCAAGGAGAATGGCCTCCTGGCGATCCTCGTCCTCTCCGGGGTGAGCTCCCGGGCGGACCTCCTCCGGGCCTCCGTACAACCCGATCACGTGGTCGAAAGCGTCGCTGACCTCCCAGCCCTCGATGAGCGGGTGGCCCAACCGATGAGGGGTGAACGAAAGATGGCAACCGAAACGGTCTATGTCCCTGTGGAGGAGCTGAAGCGCTTCGTGTTCGACGTGTTCGTGGCCCTCGGGGTCTCGGAGGAGGACGCCTGGATCTGCACCGATGTCCTCATCGCCTCCGACCTGCGGGGCATCGAGTCCCACGGGGTTTCGCGCCTGAAGATGTACTACGACTGGATCAAGAAGGGGATCGTCTCCCCGCGGGTGCGGTTCGAGGTGGTGCGGGAGGGCCCGACCACAGCGGTGGTAGACGGGCACTGCGGCCTGGGGCACGTGGTCGCCTACCGGTCCATGAAGTTCGCCATCGCCAAGGCCCGCGCTTGGGGCCTGGGGGCGGTGGCCGCCCGGAACTCCTCCCACTTCGGGATCGCCGGGTACTACGCCCTGATGGCCGCGCGGGAAGGGATGGTCGGCCTCGCCCTCACCAACGCCCGGCCGTCGGTGGCCCCCACGTATGGGGTGGAGCCGATGCTGGGCACGAACCCCGTCGCGTTTGCCTGCCCCACGGACGAGGATTTCCCGTTCCTGTTCGACGCCGCCACCTCCATCACCCAGCGGGGAAAGATCGAAGTCCTCGCCCGCGAGGGGAAGCCCACCCCGGCGGGGTGGGTCATCGACCGGGAAGGAAGGCTTGCCACCGACACCCAAGCGATCCTGCGCGGGATCCCCAAGGACCTCTATGCGTTCCTCCCTCTCGGTGGGCCGGGCGAGGAGATGGGCGGGCACAAGGGCTACGGCCTGGCGACCATGGTGGAAATCCTGTGTGCCTCTCTTGCGTCCGGGTCTTTCTTGAAAGCCCTTTCTGGGTTTGACGAGGAGGGACGGCCGCGGCCCCACCGACTGGGTCACTTCTTCCTCGCGATCGCGATCGAGCACTTCGTGCCCCTTGCCGAGTTCAAACGCACCACCGGGGAGATCCTGAGGGCACTTCGGGCGTCGGCCAAAGCGCCGGGGGCAGAGCGGATCTACACCGCGGGGGAGAAGGCATACTTACGCGAGCAACAGATCCGCGCCCATGGGGTGCCCATCACCCCCAGGCTCCAGGCAGACCTGCGGACGATCCGGGCGGAGCTCGGGCTCACCGGCCACGCGCTCCCGTTCTGAACTTCAGGACCGGGGTTGACGCCAAGGACCACTTTGGCCAGGATAGGAAACCTAACGCAAGTAATCGAACGAAAAAGAAGGATCCATGGGTGAGCACGTGGCGGCGATCGATCTTGGCACGACCGGGGTGCGGTGCGTGGTGTTCGATCGGGATGCCCAGCCCGTGGGAAAGGCGTACCGGGAACTTTCCCTCGCCTACCCGCGCCCAGGGTGGGTGGAGCAGGACCCCGAGGCGATGGTGGCTGGGGCGCTGTCCGTGGTCCGGGCCGCGCTCCGGCAGGCCCGCATCCGGGCCGTGGACCTCGCCGCCCTGGGGATCACCGACCAGCGGGAGACGACGGTGGCCTGGGACCGCGCGACCGGTCGGCCCGTTCACCCGGCCATCGTGTGGCAGGACCGGCGCACCGCCCCCCACTGCGAGGCGCTGCGCCGCGCCGGGGCGGAGGAGGGCCTGCGCGGGCGCACCGGGCTCCCCCTGGACCCCTACTTCTCGGCCTCCAAGATCTCCTGGCTCCTGGAGCACATCCCCGGGTTGCGCGAGCGGGCGGCTCGGGGGGAGGTCCTGTTCGGCACAGTGGATGCCTGGCTTCTCTGGTCGCTGTGCGGAATCCACGCCACCGACGTCACCAACGCCTCCCGGACCCTGCTCTACGACATCCGCGCCCTCCGCTGGGACGAGGAGGCCCTGGTCCTGTTCGACGTGCCGGCCGGTTGTCTCCCCGAGGTTCGGCCGAGCCTGTCCGTGTTTGGCCACACCCGGCCCGAGCTCCTCGGGGCCGCGGTGCCCGTGGCCGGGGTGCTCGGGGACCAGGAGAGCGCCCTGTTCGGCCAGGCGTGTTTCGCCCCCGGGGAGGCCAAGGTCACCTGGGGCACGGGGGCGTTCCTCCTCATGAACGTGGGGACCAGATTTGTCCCCAGCCGGCACGGCCTCCTGACCACGGTGGCCTACGCCGACCGGGCTGAGGTGCGCTACGCCCTGGAGGGATCGATCTTCGTGGCCGGGGCGGCGGTGCAATGGCTGCGGGACGGGCTGGGCCTGCTCAAGGATGCGGCCGAGTCCGAGTCCCTGGCCGGGGGCCTCCCCTCGAACGAGGGGGTGTACTTCGTGCCCGCCCTCACCGGCCTCGGCGCCCCACACTGGGACCCGTACGCCCGGGGGACGATCCTCGGGGTCACCCGGGGCACGGGGAGGGCCCACCTTGTCCGGGCGGCGCTGGAGGCCATCGCCTATCAGACCCACGACGTGGTCCGGGCCATGGAGGCCGACGCCGGTGTTCCCATCCGGGAGCTGCGCGTGGACGGGGGGGCGGCGAGGAACGACTTCTTGTGCCAGTTCCAAGCCGACGTGCTGGGCATCCCCGTCCTTCGCCCCCGCTTCCCGGAGACCACGGTCCTTGGGGCGGCGCTCGCCGCTGGCGTCTCCGTGGGGTTCTGGCGGGACCTCGCTGAGCTGCGCGCGCGGTGGGAGGAGGACCGCCGGTTCGTGCCCCAAATGAGCGATGCCGACCGGGAGCGGCTGCTCGCCGGCTGGCGGGCGGCGGTGGCCCGCGCCCGGGGCTGGGCGAGGGAGGCGGGATGAGGGTCGCGGTGATCGGAGCCGGGGTGGTGGGAGCCCTCGTCGTCCGGGAGCTCGCCCGCTACGAGGCCGAGGTGCTCCTGTTCGAGCAGGAGGCGGACGTGGGGTGGGGGGTGACCAAGGCCAACTCCGGCATCGTCCACGCCGGGTTCCACGACCGCCCCGGGACGGCGTGCGCCCGGTTCTGTGTCTCCGGCAACGCCCTGTTCGACGAGGTTTGCCGTGACCTCGACGTCCCCTTCCGGCGCACCGGCGCCTACGTGCTGGCCCTGTCCGCTGCGGACCGCGCCGTCCTTGACCGACTGCGGGCCCAGGGGGAGGAGAACGGGGTCCCCGGGCTTGAGGTCCTACCGGGGGGCGAGGTCCTCGCCCGGGAGCCGAACGTGAACCCGGCGGTGGTGGCCGCCCTATGGGCGCCTACGGTGGGGATCACCGAGCCGTGGGCGCTCGCCCTGGCTGCGGTGGAGAACGCCGCGGCGGGCGGGCTTGCGGTCCACCTCGGGGAGGAGGTCACGGGGATCCGGGTGGATGGGGGCCGCGTGCGGGCGGTGCAGACCGCCCGGGGGAGCTACCCGGTGGACGCAGTGGTGAACGCGGCCGGCCTGTACGCGGACCAGGTGGCGGCGATGGCCGGGGTCCCGGAGCCCCGGATCGTCCCCCGGCGGGGCGAGTACGTGCTCCTGGACAAAGCGGCCGGGGATCTCGTGCGTGCCGTCCTGTTTCCCACCCCAAGCGAGAAGTCCAAAGGGATTTTGGTCCTGCCCACCATCGACGGGGGGATCCTCCTCGGCCCCACCGCCGCCGACCTCCCCGAGGACGCCAAGGAGGCCACGGACACCAGCGGCGATGGCCTGCGGGCGGCGGTGGAGGGGGCGCGGCGCTTGGTCCCCAAGGTGGACTGCGGGCTGGCCGTGAAGGCGTTCGCCGGCCTCCGGCCGGAGTCCCCCCCGCAGGATTTCGTGGTGGGGACCACCGCGGTGCGGGGTTTCTACCAGGCGGCGGCGATGCGTTCCCCTGGCCTCACCGCCGCCCCTGCCGTTGCCCGCTGGCTCGTGCATGAAGTGATAGCCGGGGATCTCACCCTGGTGCGCAAGGCCTCGTTTGACCCGGTGCGCCGGGGGCCACCCCGAGTCGCCGACCTCGCCAGCGAGGAATGGGAGGCGCGCGTTCGCGAGGACCCCCGCTATGGCCGGATCGTGTGCTTCTGCAACCTGGTAACGGAGGGGGAGATCGTGGACGCGATCCGGCGGGGGGCGCGGAGCCTGGACGGGGTGAAGTTCCGCACCCGTGCTGGGTTCGGGCGTTGCCAGGGCGGCTTCTGCACCGATCGGATCCTCGCCATCCTCGCGCGGGAGCTGGGGACCGAACCGGAGGAGGTCCCCCTGCGGGATCCACGGTCGTGGCTCGTGGCGGGGAAGATCCGGCCATGAACCCCTGCTGGGTGGACGTGCTGGTGGTGGGTGGGGGGGCGGCGGGGATGGCCGCCGCGGCGGCCGCGGCCCGGGAAGGGGCCCGTACCTGGCTTGTAGAACGGGACGACCGCCTGGGTGGGGTGTTGGACCAGTGCATTCACCCCGGGTTCGGGCTCCACCGGTACCGGGAAGAGCTCACCGGCCCGGAGTTCGCCCATCGGCTGCTCGGGGAGCTGGAGGCGTCGGGGGCGGAGGTGGTCCCCGCGTGCACGGTGCTGGACGTGGACCCGGCTGGGCCCACGGTGACGGCGGTGGGGCCGGGCGGCGCGGTGCGCATTCGCCCCCGGGCCATCGTGTGGGCGGCAGGGGCCCGGGAGCGGCCGTTCGGGGCGCTCCAGATCCCTGGGTCCCGCCCGGCGGGGATCTACACCGCTGGCCTCGCTCAGCGGCTGGTGAACGTGCACGGGTTCCTCCCCGGCCGCCGGGCGATCGTCCTCGGCTCGGGGGACATCGGGCTGATCATGGCCCGCCGCCTCCACCTGGAGGGGGTGGAGGTGGTGGCCGTGCTCGAGCTCCGCCCGTTCCCCGGGGGGCTTCTGCGCAACGTGGTCCAGTGCCTGGAGGACTTCGGGATCCCCCTCCTCCTTCGGCACACCGTGGCCCGGGTCCACGGACGGGACAGGCTCTCCGGGGTCACCGTGGTGGAGGTCGATGACATGGGCCGCCCCATCCCCGGGACAGAGACGTTGGTGGAGGTAGACACCCTCATCCTGTCCGTGGGCCTCATCCCCGAGGCGGAGGGGATCCCGTTCGTCCCCCTGGACCCGGTGAACCGGGGGCCGCGGGTGGACTCCCGGTTCCGCACCGAGGTGCCGTGGCTGTTCGTGGCCGGCAACGCCCTTGCCGTGTTCGACCTCGTGGACGTGGTGGCCCAGGTGGGGGAGGCGGCAGGGGCATGCGCCGCCCGCCACGCCCGGGGGGAGCTCCTCCGGCGGCGGCCCATCCCCCTCGTCCGCGGCGAGAACGTCCTCCACCTCGTGCCGACTGCCCTGGACCCCGAGGCGCCGGCCACCCTGTACCTGCGCGTTCCCCGCCCCCTGGCCGTGGCGCGGGTGGAGGTGGGTCCAGGGGTACTGGTGCGGAACCACCGGGGAGTACGGCCCGCGGAGATGGTGGCGGTCAAGCTCCCCCCGGAGGCGATGCGGGAGCTCGCGCGCCTCCCTGAGGTGGAGGTGCGGGTGGTGCCGGGATGATCAAGCGGGTGGTGTGCGTCTCCTGCCCGGTGGGGTGCGAGGTGGCCGTGGACATTGCGGACGGGCAGGTGCGGCGCATCGAGGGCAACCGGTGCCCGCGGGGCGAGGCGTACGCGCGGCAGGAGGCGGTGGAGCCCATGCGCGTGGTGGCCACCAGTGTCAAGGTGGTGGGTGGAGAGCGGCCGCTCGTGTCCGTGCGTACCGACCGGCCTGTTCCCCGTCGGTTGATCCCGGAGATCATGGGTGCTGTACGGCGGTTGGCGGTGGAGGCCCCGGTCGAGATCGGCCAGGTGCTGGCGGAGGACCTGGCGGGGACCGGAGCCAGGTTGGTGGCCACGCGCGCGGTGCGTCGTGAGGGCACCACGGGGACGACGGCCGGTGATCCCCGCCGGCAGTTCGGCGAGCGAGGGCCAGCCCCTTGACAGCCGGCACCACCCCCATAGAATTAGCAGTCGAGGCATGAGACTGCTAAAAGGAGGTGGTGGTATGCTGCGCTTGCCTGCGATCTGGCGCGATCCATTCTCCATCACGGCCCGGATGAGCCGGCTCATGGATGAGCTCATGCGCGACTTTGCGAGCTTCGCCGACCTCGACCTGGATGTGTTCCCCGGGTTCGGCCACACCGATGTCTACGTCAAGGACAAGACCCTCGTCATCGAGACGGAACTGCCCGGGGCCGATAAGGACGACGTGCAGGTCCGGGTCGAGGACGACCGCCTCGTCATCACCGGTGAGGTGAAGCGGGCCGAGGAGGTCCGCGACGAGAACTACATCCGCATGGGCCGGCGGTACGGGGCCTTCCGGCGGGTGTTCCCCCTCCCCAAGGAGGTGGAGGACAAGAAGGCCCTCCGCGCCAAGTTCCGCGACGGCGTCCTCCGGGTGGAGGTCCCGCTGGCCAAGGCCCCCACGACCGAGGGCGTCTTCGAGGTGAGGGTGGAGTGAGCGGGATCGGGGGAGGGCCCTGCCCTCCCCCTCCTTTTCGGGGGTGAACGGCCATGGGCGACATCGTGAGCATCCTGGGGTTCCTCATTTTGCTACAAGTGTTCGTCCCGCTCGTGCAACGAAAGGTCCTGGAGCTGCGGCGGCAAAGGTCCATCCGTGCCCTGGAGGTCCGGAGGAGGAGCCGGGTCATCACCCTCATCCACCGCCAGGAGACGGTGAGCCTCCTTGGGGTTCCTGTGACCCGGTACCTCGACATCGAGGACTCCGAGCAGGTCCTGCGGGCGATCCGCATGACCCCGCCGGACATGCCCATCGACCTCGTCCTCCACACCCCGGGAGGGCTCGTGCTCGCCTCCGAACAGATCGCGTGCGCCCTCCTTCGCCACCCCGGGAAGGTCACGGTGTTCGTGCCCCACTACGCCATGAGCGGGGGAACCCTCATCGCCCTGGCCGCCGACGAGATCGTGATGGATCCCAAC
This window encodes:
- a CDS encoding NAD(P)/FAD-dependent oxidoreductase produces the protein MNPCWVDVLVVGGGAAGMAAAAAAAREGARTWLVERDDRLGGVLDQCIHPGFGLHRYREELTGPEFAHRLLGELEASGAEVVPACTVLDVDPAGPTVTAVGPGGAVRIRPRAIVWAAGARERPFGALQIPGSRPAGIYTAGLAQRLVNVHGFLPGRRAIVLGSGDIGLIMARRLHLEGVEVVAVLELRPFPGGLLRNVVQCLEDFGIPLLLRHTVARVHGRDRLSGVTVVEVDDMGRPIPGTETLVEVDTLILSVGLIPEAEGIPFVPLDPVNRGPRVDSRFRTEVPWLFVAGNALAVFDLVDVVAQVGEAAGACAARHARGELLRRRPIPLVRGENVLHLVPTALDPEAPATLYLRVPRPLAVARVEVGPGVLVRNHRGVRPAEMVAVKLPPEAMRELARLPEVEVRVVPG
- a CDS encoding NAD(P)/FAD-dependent oxidoreductase codes for the protein MRVAVIGAGVVGALVVRELARYEAEVLLFEQEADVGWGVTKANSGIVHAGFHDRPGTACARFCVSGNALFDEVCRDLDVPFRRTGAYVLALSAADRAVLDRLRAQGEENGVPGLEVLPGGEVLAREPNVNPAVVAALWAPTVGITEPWALALAAVENAAAGGLAVHLGEEVTGIRVDGGRVRAVQTARGSYPVDAVVNAAGLYADQVAAMAGVPEPRIVPRRGEYVLLDKAAGDLVRAVLFPTPSEKSKGILVLPTIDGGILLGPTAADLPEDAKEATDTSGDGLRAAVEGARRLVPKVDCGLAVKAFAGLRPESPPQDFVVGTTAVRGFYQAAAMRSPGLTAAPAVARWLVHEVIAGDLTLVRKASFDPVRRGPPRVADLASEEWEARVREDPRYGRIVCFCNLVTEGEIVDAIRRGARSLDGVKFRTRAGFGRCQGGFCTDRILAILARELGTEPEEVPLRDPRSWLVAGKIRP
- a CDS encoding Ldh family oxidoreductase, whose product is MATETVYVPVEELKRFVFDVFVALGVSEEDAWICTDVLIASDLRGIESHGVSRLKMYYDWIKKGIVSPRVRFEVVREGPTTAVVDGHCGLGHVVAYRSMKFAIAKARAWGLGAVAARNSSHFGIAGYYALMAAREGMVGLALTNARPSVAPTYGVEPMLGTNPVAFACPTDEDFPFLFDAATSITQRGKIEVLAREGKPTPAGWVIDREGRLATDTQAILRGIPKDLYAFLPLGGPGEEMGGHKGYGLATMVEILCASLASGSFLKALSGFDEEGRPRPHRLGHFFLAIAIEHFVPLAEFKRTTGEILRALRASAKAPGAERIYTAGEKAYLREQQIRAHGVPITPRLQADLRTIRAELGLTGHALPF
- a CDS encoding sugar ABC transporter permease; translation: MEARFPGHRLLPYILIFPSIAVIIVFLVVPFVQAVQQSFYRTSPFGTTTLFVGLGNYTQLFSTPEYVRSLLTTIGFAALVIVGGLSASLAIAVLVTRRIRGVGFYQVAFIWTYALSPAVAGIIWALLFDPAVGLGTYALYRITGYRINMLVHGTAALLIAAAAAAWNMLGYNICFYIAGLQNVPKEFEEAARVDGAGPWRTFWRITFPMLSPTTAFLLFVNMIYAFFQVFGLIDIMTQGGPGGATEILVYKLYRDGFIRLRGNLASAQSAVLFLMVAAMALFQLRVATRRAVYSR
- a CDS encoding Hsp20/alpha crystallin family protein, translating into MLRLPAIWRDPFSITARMSRLMDELMRDFASFADLDLDVFPGFGHTDVYVKDKTLVIETELPGADKDDVQVRVEDDRLVITGEVKRAEEVRDENYIRMGRRYGAFRRVFPLPKEVEDKKALRAKFRDGVLRVEVPLAKAPTTEGVFEVRVE
- a CDS encoding ABC transporter substrate-binding protein, which produces MRNRRIWWVVLGVLVGGLTLAPVAAQAKTTVEFWHAMSGSRLKVLEKIVSDFNAAHPDIEVRPVFTGTYEETLTKFIAAYRTGTAPHLVQVYEVGTQTMIDSGAIIPVYQIPGMLGETWDWAQYVRPIVLYYSVGDNLWSFPFNSSTSILYYNKDHFRQAGLDPNKPPATWDEVHEYGKRLIEAGVVTNVLSFGWPDWQFEQQLAIHNYLYADNENGRAGLATEVTWPDPFSIKVFETWTRLAREGIFLYGGPEYNANAAFTSGTISMLFQSTSSLDGIMKTAKFEVGTSFLPRFPDEPRGNSVVGGGSLWVRKGQSAAELRAVWEFLKWLSQPDVDIYWHKGTGYFPATNAALKQLMDEGWFAESPNHLTAFLQILSGRQDTAASVGVRLGPFVEIRDYIRSALEKALAGTLSPEAALAEAAAKANRALQEYRTLVK
- a CDS encoding DUF1667 domain-containing protein; its protein translation is MIKRVVCVSCPVGCEVAVDIADGQVRRIEGNRCPRGEAYARQEAVEPMRVVATSVKVVGGERPLVSVRTDRPVPRRLIPEIMGAVRRLAVEAPVEIGQVLAEDLAGTGARLVATRAVRREGTTGTTAGDPRRQFGERGPAP
- the glpK gene encoding glycerol kinase GlpK, coding for MGEHVAAIDLGTTGVRCVVFDRDAQPVGKAYRELSLAYPRPGWVEQDPEAMVAGALSVVRAALRQARIRAVDLAALGITDQRETTVAWDRATGRPVHPAIVWQDRRTAPHCEALRRAGAEEGLRGRTGLPLDPYFSASKISWLLEHIPGLRERAARGEVLFGTVDAWLLWSLCGIHATDVTNASRTLLYDIRALRWDEEALVLFDVPAGCLPEVRPSLSVFGHTRPELLGAAVPVAGVLGDQESALFGQACFAPGEAKVTWGTGAFLLMNVGTRFVPSRHGLLTTVAYADRAEVRYALEGSIFVAGAAVQWLRDGLGLLKDAAESESLAGGLPSNEGVYFVPALTGLGAPHWDPYARGTILGVTRGTGRAHLVRAALEAIAYQTHDVVRAMEADAGVPIRELRVDGGAARNDFLCQFQADVLGIPVLRPRFPETTVLGAALAAGVSVGFWRDLAELRARWEEDRRFVPQMSDADRERLLAGWRAAVARARGWAREAG
- a CDS encoding EamA family transporter — protein: MGEGKSVVAEPSAGSARLLALAEAVLVAAIWSSSFVGVKYTLVYAGPLTVAGLRYFLAFVLLCPWLWRDRKALSELPRSLWGRFAVMGISQYSVGNGALFWALRFIPATAGSLVLSLVPVPVLLLGILRLGEWPRPAQVVGLGAAIGGSVLFFMPELGPGAPLALAVLAVALLGFAVFPVLGREVARDRLAGNVALTGVPLGIGGGLVLVAALATEGMPRLPPSGWGVIVGLSAVNTALGYLLFNHALRQLTAVEANVIVNLSPLGTALLAWATLGERLTAIQVGAMVAVVAGVTLVQWKRG
- a CDS encoding ABC transporter permease subunit, which codes for MSRKTLYKLGLHATLILILIAVAFPLYFAFVMGTLTHQEAYAFPPKLIPGTQFFANVTEAWHRVNLGRLMANSALVALSVAVGKSVLSVLAAFAFTHFHFRGRILLFPLSMITQMLPLPVRIVPAYGLMASFGWLNTYYALIIPYLASTTGLLLFRQFFLTVPDELSDAARVDGAGPLRYLWNVLIPLSKTNIAALFVIEFVYMWNEYLWPLIVTTAPQMRVAQIGLKMLITSERTAAEWNIIMAGTILIMLPPLVVLIVMRRQFAQGIAMQSTK